Proteins encoded by one window of Nasonia vitripennis strain AsymCx chromosome 5, Nvit_psr_1.1, whole genome shotgun sequence:
- the LOC100680294 gene encoding uncharacterized protein LOC100680294 yields the protein MHDTEERMNHNGHHQHHQHHLRSASSSTSRHSSSSSASSNGKGQHHNHSSSGSRMACEKASRKLRATLLKAARLGVSSSEIASLPAAKKIVSQRDHDWKLAVLLLLMFGGGVIVALVCTTSRGCSKLEDINLAT from the coding sequence ATGCACGATACCGAGGAGCGGATGAACCACAACGGCCACCATCAGCACCACCAGCATCACCTGAGATCGGCCTCGTCGTCGACTTCGCGACactcctcgtcctcgtcggcGAGTAGCAACGGCAAGGGCCAACACCACaaccacagcagcagcggctcgaGGATGGCGTGCGAGAAAGCTTCGCGCAAGCTCAGGGCGACGCTGCTCAAGGCGGCCAGGCTCGGCGTCTCCAGCAGCGAGATCGCCAGCCTACCGGCCGCCAAGAAGATCGTGTCCCAGAGGGATCACGACTGGAAGCTGGCGGTGCTGCTGCTCCTCATGTTCGGCGGCGGAGTCATAGTCGCGCTCGTCTGCACGACGAGTAGGGGCTGCTCCAAGCTCGAGGACATC